The Methanolacinia petrolearia DSM 11571 genome has a segment encoding these proteins:
- a CDS encoding ABC transporter permease: protein MGVAQWFNEVATIAKWELKRFSGTMSRDILPVAIILFVLLIGATGLTQQSGLHLQDEIYTAGSDSDTASGILLSDSRFTVYSIPQGSRPSGFDLVVSGGNVYAADTDKGMAALKAFDKDYSNYKIALYNRERDLFAAYPLWIEEQTVESELDFTATQIGTMGYYRLNPNEIPTPDNPGGYVSPPSGDIDISIEELRNELIAGEGQDDQLSRYSDVISGEGIELEYKIPSQMSPSLPFDSIILVFVFIFPLYFTSQFYMMSIMNERIERSGEALLSTPLSGWQIITGKGLPYFLMMLGITAVLTAFTGGEFLILLPIFPVILFFLAFALLIGMLARSFKELSFISIFFSTVATSYIFFPSIFANIHIIGKVSPLTLVIMTLEGESYTGLDYVYSTALFFLTSAVIFYISAKNFSEERLFSYNKLMARIREFISTIISRRWTNTSLLLIAALTIPFVFMAQLMCLVLFFNLPMPTSLILMLVSAAFIEEFAKSIGIYTIAYDRPEWLTWKNIAVASLAVAAGFLAGEKLLLFATLAEISESVFGEIMFTSLQVLWMPLTLHFAGIFTTAVILKFGGRRAYIPALMTATLVHTAYNTYFIFFGGI from the coding sequence TTGGGCGTTGCACAATGGTTCAATGAGGTAGCCACTATTGCAAAATGGGAACTGAAGCGCTTTTCAGGAACCATGAGCAGGGACATCCTTCCCGTCGCAATAATACTCTTTGTACTTCTTATCGGTGCAACGGGCCTGACCCAGCAGAGCGGACTTCACCTCCAGGACGAGATCTATACGGCAGGATCGGATTCCGATACCGCATCGGGAATTCTTTTAAGCGATTCAAGATTTACGGTTTATTCAATCCCACAAGGAAGTCGGCCTTCGGGATTCGACCTGGTCGTGTCGGGCGGCAATGTCTATGCAGCCGATACCGACAAAGGAATGGCTGCCCTGAAGGCATTCGATAAGGACTACTCGAACTACAAAATTGCACTTTACAACAGGGAAAGAGACCTCTTCGCGGCATACCCTCTCTGGATCGAGGAGCAGACCGTAGAGAGCGAGCTCGACTTCACTGCCACGCAGATTGGCACAATGGGTTATTACCGTCTCAACCCGAACGAGATTCCGACTCCCGATAACCCGGGAGGATATGTCTCCCCGCCGTCGGGTGATATCGACATCTCGATAGAAGAGCTCAGAAACGAACTCATCGCAGGGGAGGGGCAGGACGACCAGCTCAGCAGGTACTCGGATGTAATCAGCGGTGAAGGGATCGAACTGGAATACAAGATCCCCTCGCAGATGTCCCCGTCACTCCCGTTCGATTCGATAATACTGGTCTTCGTCTTCATATTCCCGCTCTATTTCACGTCGCAGTTCTACATGATGAGCATAATGAACGAAAGGATCGAAAGAAGCGGAGAGGCGCTTCTCTCCACCCCGCTATCCGGGTGGCAGATAATTACAGGAAAGGGCCTTCCGTATTTCCTCATGATGCTGGGAATCACCGCGGTCCTTACGGCATTCACAGGCGGGGAATTCCTGATACTTCTCCCTATATTTCCGGTAATACTCTTCTTCCTCGCATTCGCCCTTTTAATTGGGATGCTGGCGAGGAGTTTCAAGGAGCTCTCGTTCATATCTATCTTCTTCTCGACCGTAGCGACATCCTACATATTCTTCCCGAGCATCTTTGCCAACATCCATATCATCGGCAAGGTCTCCCCCCTGACCCTTGTGATCATGACCCTTGAAGGAGAGAGTTATACAGGCCTCGATTATGTCTATTCGACCGCCCTCTTCTTCCTTACAAGTGCAGTCATATTCTACATCTCGGCAAAGAACTTCAGCGAGGAGAGGCTCTTCAGCTACAACAAACTGATGGCACGCATAAGGGAGTTCATCAGCACCATAATCTCACGGAGATGGACTAATACATCCCTGCTGCTGATCGCTGCACTCACGATCCCATTCGTGTTCATGGCGCAGCTGATGTGCCTCGTCCTCTTCTTCAACCTCCCGATGCCGACATCCCTCATTCTGATGCTCGTCTCTGCGGCATTCATCGAGGAGTTCGCAAAATCGATAGGCATCTACACTATAGCGTACGACAGGCCGGAATGGCTCACATGGAAGAACATCGCGGTCGCCTCACTTGCCGTTGCGGCAGGATTCCTTGCAGGAGAAAAGCTGCTCCTGTTCGCAACGCTGGCGGAGATCTCCGAATCGGTCTTCGGGGAGATCATGTTCACAAGCCTTCAGGTTCTCTGGATGCCGCTGACACTTCACTTTGCCGGAATCTTCACAACGGCGGTGATCCTGAAATTCGGAGGGAGAAGGGCATACATCCCCGCTCTTATGACGGCGACTTTAGTACATACGGCATATAATACGTACTTCATATTCTTCGGGGGTATCTGA
- a CDS encoding ABC transporter ATP-binding protein, with amino-acid sequence MIKARSIVKDYNGFHALDGASFERDDTGIFGIIGHNGAGKTTLLKIMSGLIAPTSGELEIGGIDVIKNPDALKERLGYLPEESRLYETMNVKGYLSFFGEIYGLSPDKIKERSDTLLDRLNLDAGNKKLGELSKGMKRKVAIARSLIHDPSFLVYDEPTSGLDPMTSRYISEFLMSMKKENKKTILLSAHNLYQVEEVCDQIMILQRGRIVALGSMDELRDEYGSISYSVEFMADDVKEFEECMDHYDRVGDVYLGTVTDIESLNMLTERITSSGGRVKKIESHYPSLEDMLVQIGD; translated from the coding sequence ATGATTAAAGCCCGATCGATAGTCAAAGATTACAACGGTTTCCACGCCCTCGACGGTGCCAGTTTCGAACGTGACGATACCGGGATATTCGGCATAATAGGTCACAACGGAGCGGGCAAGACTACACTCCTCAAGATAATGTCCGGGCTGATTGCTCCTACATCGGGGGAGCTTGAGATCGGAGGAATAGACGTAATCAAAAACCCGGACGCCCTCAAGGAGAGGCTGGGCTATCTTCCCGAAGAATCGAGGCTTTACGAGACTATGAACGTGAAGGGCTACCTTTCGTTCTTCGGTGAGATCTACGGGCTTTCACCCGATAAAATAAAGGAGAGAAGCGATACGCTCCTCGACCGCCTGAATCTCGATGCAGGAAATAAAAAACTGGGTGAACTCTCCAAGGGAATGAAGAGAAAGGTGGCGATTGCCCGGTCCCTGATTCACGACCCCTCTTTTCTTGTGTATGACGAACCGACCTCAGGTCTCGACCCGATGACATCCCGTTACATCAGTGAGTTCCTGATGAGCATGAAGAAGGAAAACAAGAAAACCATCCTGTTAAGTGCTCACAATCTCTACCAGGTCGAGGAGGTATGCGATCAGATCATGATTCTGCAGAGGGGCAGGATCGTCGCACTCGGCTCGATGGATGAACTCAGGGATGAATACGGTTCGATCTCCTACAGCGTGGAATTCATGGCGGATGATGTTAAGGAGTTTGAGGAGTGCATGGATCATTACGACAGGGTGGGGGATGTCTATCTTGGCACAGTCACCGACATCGAATCCCTGAACATGCTCACCGAAAGGATCACATCCTCGGGCGGCAGGGTGAAGAAGATCGAATCGCATTACCCGAGCCTTGAAGACATGCTGGTCCAGATCGGGGACTAA
- a CDS encoding 6-hydroxymethylpterin diphosphokinase MptE-like protein, whose translation MRYEEWEPHYRRILDFFGFDPADDDKAAHFASDLSSRDDLSLLKDACSGAVVTVCGNAPCLKDELHLIEGTVIAADAAADLLYKNGIRPDVVFTDLDGCEDSFIEMNSEGTIMVVHAHGDNIPLLKKWIPLFGGPLVLTTQGKPFGNVHNLGGFTDGDRAIFAAEELGSSKIRIIGFDLDDCSVNPVKRGKLMIARDLLKEIGYDL comes from the coding sequence ATGAGATATGAAGAATGGGAGCCTCATTACAGGAGGATTCTCGATTTTTTCGGATTCGATCCGGCTGATGACGACAAGGCTGCACATTTTGCATCGGATCTCTCTTCAAGAGACGATCTCTCCCTCCTGAAGGACGCGTGCTCCGGGGCAGTCGTTACTGTGTGCGGCAACGCGCCGTGCCTTAAGGACGAATTGCACCTGATCGAAGGAACAGTGATCGCTGCCGATGCCGCCGCCGATTTGTTGTATAAAAACGGAATCCGTCCGGACGTTGTCTTTACCGATCTCGACGGGTGCGAAGACTCGTTCATCGAAATGAATTCCGAAGGCACCATTATGGTCGTTCATGCTCATGGCGACAATATTCCTCTTTTGAAGAAGTGGATTCCTCTCTTTGGGGGGCCGCTTGTTCTTACGACTCAGGGGAAACCTTTTGGGAATGTTCACAATTTAGGGGGATTTACCGACGGCGACCGTGCGATCTTCGCTGCTGAGGAGCTGGGTTCATCGAAGATACGGATCATCGGTTTCGACCTGGACGATTGCAGTGTAAACCCGGTGAAGCGCGGGAAACTGATGATAGCCCGCGATCTCTTAAAGGAGATCGGATATGACCTCTAA
- a CDS encoding radical SAM protein, protein MTSKAVIIDGYIDEPACFGVPPYISPYIRYAAGAFEKNGISADYLTIDQVRKDPYLLQNAQNADYVLLITGVSVPGKYLGGTPAKAAEILQIGSSLNRPATMVGGPVIFGSSKGGGDAAEKQCFSPFDFVLEGEIGSAVDSVIREGESYGNFDYERIDEFAVAGAGIVQKHPGFPDIICELETARGCSRYVSGGCSFCTEFLYGEPEFRNAAGVHAEVKALYDSGVRHFRVGRQPDLLTYGVRGGEFPCPDPEKIEHLFSGIRSAAPGLKTLHIDNINPRNIFEHEEAAKEALKAIVRWHTPGDVAAFGMESADPVVVRENNLKALPEQVMRAIEIVNEVGGMRENGIPHLLPGLNFVLGLKGESPATYDLNLRFLNEVLSSGLLVRRVNIRQVMPFEGTKAWEENSIGMYDDLFRKFKEDARKNFDHPMLMKVFPRGTILRDVIIEEEGNTSFGRQMGSYPILVGVPQKIVKGEHIDAVVAGWGQRSITGFQYPIRMNEVTVQTIKQIPGIGKKTAASIAAKRPFKDLAGLHKVAGKTELDEFFSFE, encoded by the coding sequence ATGACCTCTAAGGCAGTAATCATCGACGGCTATATCGACGAGCCTGCATGTTTTGGTGTTCCGCCGTACATATCCCCCTATATCCGCTATGCGGCGGGTGCATTTGAGAAGAATGGGATCTCTGCCGACTATCTTACAATCGATCAGGTCAGAAAAGATCCGTATCTCCTTCAGAATGCCCAGAATGCCGACTATGTACTCCTGATTACAGGAGTGTCGGTTCCGGGGAAGTACCTCGGTGGAACACCTGCGAAGGCTGCCGAGATCCTGCAGATCGGCTCGTCACTAAACAGGCCGGCAACAATGGTTGGCGGTCCTGTGATATTCGGTTCGTCGAAGGGCGGCGGAGATGCAGCCGAGAAGCAGTGCTTTTCTCCATTTGATTTTGTCCTTGAAGGTGAGATCGGTTCTGCCGTGGACTCCGTGATTCGTGAAGGTGAGTCCTACGGGAACTTCGATTATGAAAGGATCGATGAATTCGCTGTAGCGGGTGCGGGAATAGTACAAAAGCATCCCGGGTTCCCAGACATAATCTGTGAGCTTGAAACGGCCCGCGGGTGCTCGAGGTATGTGTCGGGAGGCTGTTCGTTCTGCACAGAGTTCCTTTACGGCGAGCCGGAGTTCAGGAACGCCGCGGGAGTTCATGCCGAGGTGAAGGCGCTTTATGATTCGGGAGTGCGTCACTTCAGGGTAGGGAGGCAGCCCGACCTGCTGACATACGGTGTCCGCGGAGGTGAGTTCCCCTGCCCCGATCCTGAAAAGATAGAGCATCTCTTCAGCGGAATAAGGTCTGCCGCGCCCGGACTGAAGACGCTGCATATAGACAACATCAACCCGAGAAATATCTTCGAGCATGAAGAGGCGGCAAAAGAGGCGTTGAAGGCAATTGTCCGGTGGCACACTCCCGGCGATGTCGCTGCCTTCGGTATGGAGTCGGCAGATCCTGTTGTAGTCCGGGAGAACAACCTGAAGGCACTGCCGGAACAGGTTATGAGGGCGATCGAGATAGTCAACGAGGTCGGCGGCATGAGGGAGAATGGAATCCCCCATCTTCTTCCCGGCCTCAATTTCGTTCTCGGCCTGAAAGGAGAATCGCCTGCGACATATGACCTGAATTTGCGGTTTTTAAATGAGGTTCTCAGCTCCGGACTTCTTGTGAGGAGGGTGAACATACGGCAGGTCATGCCGTTCGAAGGTACGAAGGCGTGGGAGGAGAATTCAATCGGGATGTACGACGATCTCTTCAGGAAATTCAAGGAAGATGCCAGAAAAAACTTCGATCACCCTATGCTCATGAAGGTCTTTCCACGTGGGACAATTCTCAGGGATGTCATAATCGAAGAGGAGGGGAACACATCGTTCGGGAGACAGATGGGATCGTACCCAATACTCGTCGGCGTTCCGCAGAAGATAGTGAAGGGAGAGCATATAGATGCGGTGGTCGCCGGCTGGGGTCAAAGATCGATAACAGGATTCCAATACCCGATACGGATGAACGAGGTCACTGTCCAGACGATTAAGCAGATCCCGGGAATCGGGAAGAAGACCGCGGCATCGATCGCTGCAAAACGGCCTTTTAAGGATCTCGCGGGGCTTCACAAAGTCGCTGGGAAGACGGAACTGGATGAATTTTTTTCTTTTGAGTAG
- a CDS encoding TrmB family transcriptional regulator has translation MLETTIETLKKLGFTEYEARAYISLIGFGMATAREIHENSGVPQGRIYSVLRSLSDKNFIEIQDGNPSYYYAANPVARLSKLKTEINDSINESIEYLSNLYLNSKPPSPIWAIHSEWGIKNRIKTLVQGANKEIIIFVDDISFFEWVRPELKKVKKKVNVEIYARNKADFAGSNLRVTEYSEKMYLLWAKIASMEKNIHEAPKSKMNMIIDESTGLFIGKTQGEVTGVIMQVPQLVYTLRAFMKMLEED, from the coding sequence ATGCTGGAAACCACGATTGAGACTCTTAAAAAACTTGGATTCACCGAGTATGAGGCGAGGGCGTACATATCGCTTATAGGGTTCGGAATGGCAACCGCACGTGAAATTCATGAAAACAGCGGTGTTCCCCAGGGAAGAATTTACTCGGTATTGAGAAGTCTGTCCGACAAAAATTTCATTGAGATCCAGGACGGAAATCCCTCGTATTACTATGCCGCAAATCCGGTTGCGAGACTTAGTAAACTAAAGACGGAGATAAACGATTCGATAAACGAATCGATCGAATACCTTTCAAATCTTTATCTCAACTCGAAGCCGCCTTCACCCATATGGGCTATCCACTCAGAATGGGGTATCAAGAACAGAATAAAGACTCTTGTTCAGGGCGCAAACAAAGAGATTATCATTTTTGTCGACGACATCTCCTTTTTCGAATGGGTGAGACCGGAGTTGAAAAAAGTAAAAAAGAAGGTAAATGTCGAGATATATGCCAGGAACAAGGCTGATTTTGCAGGATCTAATTTAAGAGTGACTGAATATTCGGAAAAAATGTACTTATTGTGGGCGAAGATAGCCTCTATGGAAAAAAATATTCACGAAGCCCCTAAATCCAAGATGAATATGATAATCGATGAATCAACGGGTTTATTCATAGGAAAAACACAGGGAGAGGTTACAGGAGTTATTATGCAGGTGCCGCAGCTTGTATACACGTTAAGGGCTTTTATGAAGATGCTTGAAGAGGATTAA
- a CDS encoding ABC transporter permease: protein MNSGNLKIIAKKEMSGLVSEKTIILAIILQVFIAMFSSFLLVGLASMYNPDAISSYAHFRYPIGYVGNDTPLLEHLKNDRDFVVYEVSLSDGVALLKERKLAAVVWAPDTSEYADIPIKVTTYTIENDIQSSIVNARLKNTFLEYEDRLRDIRSYRIENTPVPLNLPEADASADFYEFVYGLLIPLLVLMPAIISGAMIIDLITEEYQKDTLETLMSAPITFPEVIWGKILCCFLIVPVQVTGWLILLIANGIQVEGVIPIILHVSVASLIIIMLGALTALRYRERTNAQFVFSTALVVVIIAALAFPMNPGNLIVLLSVGSIGPEHWIILALMILVAILLGFLMTKYAERIRDMAIK from the coding sequence ATGAATTCCGGAAATCTCAAAATAATTGCAAAGAAGGAAATGTCGGGACTTGTCAGCGAGAAGACAATCATACTTGCGATCATCCTCCAGGTATTCATTGCGATGTTCTCGTCATTCCTGCTTGTAGGGCTTGCATCCATGTACAACCCCGACGCAATAAGCAGCTATGCACACTTCAGGTACCCCATAGGATATGTCGGAAACGATACGCCCCTTCTCGAACACCTGAAGAACGACAGGGATTTCGTAGTCTACGAAGTGTCTCTGTCCGACGGAGTTGCCCTGCTCAAGGAGAGAAAACTGGCGGCGGTCGTCTGGGCCCCCGATACGTCGGAATATGCAGACATTCCAATAAAAGTGACCACCTATACGATAGAAAACGACATCCAGTCAAGTATTGTAAACGCCAGACTGAAGAATACATTCCTCGAGTACGAGGACCGCCTGCGTGATATAAGGAGCTATCGTATCGAGAATACACCGGTACCCCTGAACCTGCCGGAAGCGGATGCATCCGCGGACTTTTACGAGTTCGTATACGGTTTGCTGATCCCACTCCTGGTACTGATGCCCGCAATAATCTCAGGCGCCATGATCATCGATCTCATCACCGAAGAGTACCAGAAGGATACTCTGGAGACGCTGATGTCGGCTCCGATCACGTTCCCCGAGGTGATCTGGGGGAAGATCCTGTGCTGTTTCCTCATAGTGCCCGTACAGGTGACAGGATGGTTGATCCTCCTGATTGCAAACGGGATACAGGTGGAAGGAGTGATACCGATTATCCTCCACGTATCCGTCGCCTCGCTGATAATAATCATGCTCGGGGCTCTCACGGCTCTAAGATACCGTGAAAGGACGAATGCACAGTTCGTATTTTCAACCGCTCTTGTCGTTGTGATAATTGCTGCACTCGCTTTCCCGATGAATCCCGGAAATCTCATAGTCCTCCTTTCGGTAGGATCGATAGGGCCTGAGCACTGGATTATACTGGCACTAATGATCCTCGTTGCCATACTGCTTGGATTCCTGATGACGAAATATGCAGAGCGGATCCGCGACATGGCGATAAAATGA
- a CDS encoding DHH family phosphoesterase, translated as MPDSLQNGSKDRIKYIVLGCGSIGYNVVENLVRDSEQVIVIDSDVKRVEDLRDQNFDAIVRNITDPGFLNDLPLPEVVFVLSNDKNANLEAVKRIKEKYPSVYVVARAVDKLSLSLLEQAGADIALYPQEVFAKNVVHLTRRLHSSRLARKLYHYLSEMEGTLGIVLHTNPDPDSISSAMALCAIAKDVTDKQLNCRILYDGKIGHQENRAFVTLLDIEMEKATAEAIDECDYIALVDSSAPGENNALESGKEVDIIVDHHQISDQNSKPGRFVDVRPGAGATASIMTQYIQELGVNIDQKVATALLYGIRADTKEFTRNTTPQDLNYAAFLLPLTDSDLLSKITSPSMALETLEALGDAIKNRKLQSGYLFTNVGYVRNRDVIPQAADLLIQLEGVNTAIAYGIGDDSITISARNKDIRLHVGNVLKDAFSDIGEAGGHANMAAARIPLNSFSMVKNKEELLSLVIDPILEKFADQVGLGKEESNEI; from the coding sequence ATGCCCGATAGCCTGCAGAATGGATCGAAGGACAGGATCAAATATATCGTCCTCGGATGCGGTAGCATAGGATATAATGTAGTTGAGAATCTTGTCCGTGATTCCGAACAGGTAATTGTCATTGACAGTGATGTAAAGAGAGTTGAAGACCTTAGGGACCAGAATTTCGATGCTATTGTCAGGAACATTACCGACCCCGGTTTCCTGAACGATCTGCCCCTGCCGGAGGTTGTTTTTGTCCTCTCCAATGACAAGAATGCGAATCTTGAGGCTGTTAAAAGGATAAAGGAGAAATATCCGTCGGTTTATGTGGTTGCAAGGGCGGTGGACAAACTCAGTCTCTCCCTCCTTGAACAGGCGGGCGCGGATATCGCCCTCTATCCCCAGGAAGTCTTTGCAAAGAACGTTGTTCATCTTACAAGGAGACTTCATTCATCGAGGCTTGCGAGAAAACTCTATCATTACCTCTCGGAAATGGAGGGAACTCTTGGAATTGTCCTCCACACGAATCCCGATCCTGACTCGATTTCGAGTGCAATGGCTCTTTGCGCGATAGCAAAGGATGTTACGGACAAACAGCTCAACTGCCGTATTTTATATGATGGCAAGATTGGGCACCAGGAAAATCGCGCATTCGTAACTCTCCTGGATATCGAAATGGAGAAGGCCACCGCAGAGGCAATAGACGAGTGCGATTATATCGCTCTTGTCGATTCGTCTGCACCAGGGGAGAACAACGCGCTCGAATCCGGGAAAGAGGTCGATATAATTGTCGATCATCACCAGATATCCGACCAGAATTCAAAGCCGGGGCGTTTTGTTGATGTGAGGCCCGGTGCCGGTGCAACTGCATCAATAATGACGCAATACATCCAGGAACTGGGTGTAAACATCGACCAGAAGGTCGCAACTGCTCTTTTATATGGTATCCGTGCGGATACAAAAGAATTTACAAGAAACACAACCCCCCAGGATCTGAATTATGCTGCTTTCCTTCTTCCGCTGACAGACAGCGATCTTCTCTCGAAGATTACCTCCCCGTCTATGGCTCTCGAAACGCTCGAAGCGCTTGGAGACGCCATAAAGAACAGAAAACTCCAGAGCGGTTACCTGTTCACAAACGTCGGCTACGTGCGGAACAGGGATGTAATCCCGCAGGCTGCCGATCTTCTTATACAGCTCGAGGGCGTGAATACGGCGATTGCGTACGGTATCGGCGATGACAGCATCACGATATCCGCACGCAACAAGGATATCCGCCTCCATGTCGGAAATGTCCTGAAGGATGCGTTCTCGGATATCGGCGAGGCGGGAGGGCATGCGAATATGGCTGCCGCGAGAATTCCGCTGAACTCATTTTCAATGGTAAAGAACAAAGAAGAGCTATTGTCTCTTGTTATCGATCCTATTCTTGAAAAATTCGCAGACCAGGTGGGTCTGGGCAAAGAAGAATCAAATGAGATATGA